The following are encoded together in the Raineyella sp. LH-20 genome:
- a CDS encoding DUF6394 family protein codes for MHLATSLVADLQLIASAVVWTVYAQVVDASPLGAHQMSTVVSLSAGALLANLVSVVLMISESVMLHR; via the coding sequence GTGCACCTGGCGACGAGTCTGGTCGCCGACCTGCAGCTGATCGCCTCCGCAGTGGTCTGGACGGTCTACGCGCAGGTGGTGGACGCCTCGCCGCTGGGTGCTCACCAGATGTCCACGGTGGTCTCGCTGTCCGCCGGAGCCCTCCTGGCCAACCTCGTCTCGGTCGTGCTGATGATCAGCGAGTCGGTCATGCTGCACCGCTGA
- a CDS encoding alpha/beta fold hydrolase: MTILAWHRHGTVPAEGPIEALPLVLLPAFPFDASMWHDVADELDDLPVLTVDAPGFGASPALSGEPSLATYAHAVVADLAELGVQRAVFAGLSMGGYTALAIAAESPASVAGLGLLDTKAEADTDQARANRLTMAEAAEGEAGNTVALGLLETALSPITLAHRPAVVEAVRAGLEQAPAAGIAWAQRAMAARPDRRSALGMISAPALVLRGEYDTMTGAEAARHLAGSLAHVELVEIPEAGHFTHVEAPAAVAGALHALYLRAVRAL; this comes from the coding sequence ATGACGATTCTTGCCTGGCATCGCCACGGCACCGTGCCCGCGGAAGGTCCGATCGAGGCCCTCCCACTCGTCCTGCTTCCTGCCTTCCCGTTCGACGCCTCGATGTGGCACGACGTGGCGGACGAGCTCGATGATCTCCCCGTGCTCACCGTCGACGCCCCCGGCTTCGGCGCTTCCCCCGCGCTGTCCGGCGAACCGTCACTGGCGACGTACGCCCACGCGGTGGTGGCCGACCTCGCCGAGCTCGGCGTGCAGCGGGCGGTGTTCGCCGGGCTGTCGATGGGCGGCTACACGGCGCTGGCGATCGCCGCCGAGAGCCCCGCATCGGTCGCCGGACTGGGCCTGCTCGACACCAAGGCCGAGGCGGACACCGACCAGGCACGTGCCAACCGGCTGACCATGGCGGAGGCGGCAGAGGGGGAGGCCGGCAACACTGTCGCCCTCGGCCTGCTGGAGACGGCGCTGAGCCCGATCACCCTGGCCCACCGGCCCGCCGTCGTCGAAGCAGTGCGGGCCGGTCTGGAGCAGGCCCCGGCAGCCGGGATCGCCTGGGCCCAGCGGGCGATGGCCGCCCGTCCCGACCGGCGATCCGCCCTCGGGATGATCAGTGCTCCGGCCCTGGTGCTGCGCGGTGAGTACGACACGATGACCGGAGCCGAGGCAGCCCGCCACCTGGCCGGCAGCCTGGCCCATGTCGAACTCGTCGAGATCCCCGAGGCGGGGCACTTCACCCACGTGGAGGCGCCCGCGGCGGTGGCCGGTGCGCTGCACGCGCTGTACCTGCGGGCGGTCCGGGCACTCTGA
- a CDS encoding VIT1/CCC1 transporter family protein, with translation MVDRGTGPADDAGPADGTGPADDGGPADGAGPADGAGRAEEAGRADNAPADEAERADRAARIGPEAEARAAKESDAVAGSPAAAHPGGAPEPHTGDVAGKLNWLRAGVLGANDGIVSTAGLVVGVAAVNPGATSAILVAGIAGLVSGAVSMALGEYVSVSTQRDTEKALIAKETYELETFPEQEFAELVGLYRHQGLSKETATRVAHELTAHDALGSHLHIELGINEEQLTNPWQAALASAIAFTVGAVLPILAILLTPVPAARILVTVGVVLLALALTGVVSARLGGARRGPAVVRLLVGGAVGMGFTYGIGTLLGVSGG, from the coding sequence ATGGTGGATCGAGGCACTGGACCCGCCGACGACGCGGGCCCCGCGGACGGCACGGGGCCTGCGGACGACGGTGGGCCTGCGGACGGCGCGGGGCCTGCGGACGGCGCTGGGCGGGCCGAGGAGGCCGGGCGCGCCGACAATGCTCCTGCGGACGAGGCGGAGCGCGCCGACCGGGCTGCCCGGATCGGCCCCGAGGCCGAGGCTCGAGCAGCGAAGGAATCCGACGCCGTCGCCGGATCACCGGCGGCCGCGCACCCGGGCGGCGCGCCCGAACCGCACACCGGGGACGTGGCCGGCAAACTGAACTGGCTGCGGGCCGGGGTGCTGGGTGCCAACGACGGCATTGTCTCGACCGCCGGCCTGGTGGTCGGCGTGGCCGCGGTGAACCCGGGGGCGACCTCGGCGATCCTCGTCGCCGGCATCGCCGGGCTGGTCTCGGGCGCGGTGTCGATGGCACTGGGGGAGTACGTCTCGGTGTCCACCCAGCGCGACACGGAGAAGGCGTTGATCGCCAAGGAGACGTACGAGCTGGAGACCTTCCCTGAGCAGGAGTTCGCCGAACTCGTCGGCCTCTACCGCCACCAGGGGCTGTCCAAGGAGACTGCGACCCGGGTGGCCCACGAGCTGACCGCCCACGACGCGCTGGGCAGCCACCTGCACATCGAGCTGGGCATCAACGAGGAGCAGCTGACCAACCCTTGGCAGGCGGCGCTGGCGTCGGCGATCGCCTTCACCGTCGGCGCGGTGCTGCCGATCCTGGCGATCCTGCTCACCCCGGTGCCCGCGGCACGGATCCTGGTCACCGTCGGCGTGGTGCTCCTCGCCCTCGCACTGACGGGGGTGGTGAGCGCCCGGCTCGGCGGCGCCCGGCGGGGGCCCGCGGTCGTCCGGTTGCTCGTCGGCGGTGCTGTCGGGATGGGATTCACCTACGGCATCGGCACCCTGCTCGGGGTCAGCGGCGGCTGA
- a CDS encoding ABC transporter ATP-binding protein: MIRFDHVHKRFSDGTVAVEDFSLEVPSHQVAVLLGSSGCGKTTLLRMVNRMIDPTSGSVWIDDDNVADLDPVALRRRIGYVMQSAGLLPHRTVADNVATVPLLEGADRRTAHRRAHELLELVGLDAATLARRYPSQLSGGQRQRVGVARALASDPNILLMDEPFGAVDPVVRADLQRELQRIQADLGKTIVFVTHDVDEAFLLGDTILVLRTGAEVAQAGTAEQIMARPADPFVAEFIGGARRRLHTETRDGALAVIDADGRLAGYAERWGD, encoded by the coding sequence ATGATCCGGTTCGACCACGTCCACAAGCGGTTCTCCGACGGCACGGTCGCTGTCGAGGACTTCTCCCTCGAGGTGCCCTCGCACCAGGTCGCGGTGCTGCTCGGGTCATCCGGCTGCGGCAAGACGACCCTGTTGCGGATGGTCAACCGGATGATCGACCCGACCAGCGGCAGCGTCTGGATCGACGACGACAACGTCGCGGATCTTGATCCGGTGGCGCTGCGCCGGCGGATCGGCTACGTGATGCAGAGCGCCGGCCTGCTGCCGCACCGTACGGTCGCGGACAACGTGGCGACCGTCCCGCTGCTGGAGGGCGCCGATCGGCGGACCGCCCACCGGCGGGCCCACGAGCTCCTCGAGCTGGTCGGCCTGGACGCCGCAACGCTCGCCCGGCGCTATCCCTCGCAACTGTCCGGCGGCCAGCGCCAGCGGGTCGGGGTGGCCCGGGCGCTCGCATCCGATCCCAACATTCTGCTGATGGACGAGCCGTTCGGCGCGGTCGACCCCGTGGTCCGTGCGGACCTGCAACGCGAGTTGCAGCGCATCCAGGCCGACCTGGGCAAGACCATCGTCTTCGTCACCCACGACGTGGACGAGGCCTTCCTGCTCGGTGACACGATCCTGGTGCTGCGGACCGGCGCCGAGGTGGCCCAGGCCGGCACGGCGGAACAGATCATGGCCCGGCCGGCCGACCCGTTCGTCGCCGAGTTCATCGGCGGGGCGCGGCGCCGGCTGCACACCGAGACCCGCGACGGTGCGCTGGCCGTGATCGATGCCGACGGCCGGCTGGCCGGTTACGCCGAACGGTGGGGGGACTGA